The proteins below are encoded in one region of Callospermophilus lateralis isolate mCalLat2 chromosome 9, mCalLat2.hap1, whole genome shotgun sequence:
- the Mbd5 gene encoding methyl-CpG-binding domain protein 5 isoform X3, with protein sequence MLISLESPKQTQKMNGGKECDGGDKEGGLPAIQVPVGWQRRVDQNGVLYVSPSGSLLSCLEQVKTYLLTDGTCKCGLECPLILPKVFNFDPGAAVKQRTAEDVKADEDVTKLCIHKRKIIAVATLHKSMEAPHPSLVLTSPGGGTNATPVVPSRAATPRSIRNKSHEGITNSVMPECKNPFKLMIGSSNAMGRLYVQELPGSQQQELHPVYPRQRLGSSEHGQKSPFRGSHGGLPSPASSGSQIYGDGSISPRTDPLGSPDVFTRNNPGFHGAPNSSPIHLNRTPLSPPSVMLHGSPVQSSCAMAGRTNIPLSPTLTTKSPVMKKPMCNFSTNMEIPRAMFHHKPPQGPPPPPPPSCALQKKPLTSEKDPLGILDPIPSKPVNQNPVIINPTSFHSNVHSQVPVMNVSMPPAVVPLPSNLPLPTVKPGHMNHGSHVQRVPHSASTSLSPSPVTSPVHMMGTGIGRIEASPQRSRSSSTSSDHGNFMIPPVGPQATCSGIKVPPRSPRSTIGSPRPSMPSSPSTKSDGHHQYKDIPNPLIAGMSNVLNTPSSAAFPTASAGSGSVKSQPGLLGMPLNQILNQHNAASFPASSLLSAAAKAQLANQNKLAGNNSSSSSNSGAVAGSGNTEGHSTLNTMFPPTANMLLPTGEGQSGRAALRDKLMSQQKDSLRKRKQPPTTVLSLLRQSQMDSSAVPKPGPDLLRKQGQGSFPISSMSQLLQSMSCQSSHLSSNSTPGCGGSNTALPCSANQLHFTDPNMNSSVLQNSLTQNIPLRGDAVHCHNANTNFVHSNSPVPNHHLAGLINQIQASGNCGMLSQSGMALGNSLHPNPPQSRISTSSTPVIPNSIVSSYNQTSSEAGSSGPSSSIAIAGTNHPAITKTTSVLQDGVIVTTAAGNPLQSQLPIGSDFPFVGQEHALHFPPNSTSNNHLPHPLNPSLLSSLPISLPVNQQHLLNQNLLNILQPSAGEGKSEINLHPLGFLNPNVNAALAFLSGDMDGQVLQPVHFQLLAALLQNQAQAAAMLPLPSLNLTISDLLQQQNTPLPSLTQMTAPPDHLPSNQSDNSRAETLLTSPLGNPLPSFAGSDTTFNPLLLPAVTGASGLMALNPQLLGGVLNSASANTANHPEVSIATSSQATTTTTTTSSAVAALTVSTLGGTAVVSMAETLLNISNNAGNTPGPAKLNSNSVVPQLLNPLLGTGLLGDMSSINNTLNNHQLTHLQSLLNNNQMFPPNQQQQQLLQGYQNLQAFQGQSTVPCPANNNPMACLFQNFQVRMQEDAALLNKRISTQPGLTALPENPNTTLPPFPDTPCELQPRIDPALGQQVKDGLVMGGQGEASVDAIYKAVVDAASKGMQVVITTAVNSTTQISPIPALSAMSAFTASIGDPLNLSSAVSAVIHGRNMGGVDHDGRLRNARGARLPKNLDHGKNSNEGDGFEYFKSASCHTSKKQWDGEQSPRGDRNRWKYEEFLDHPGHIHSSPCHERPNNVSTLPFLPGEQHPILLPPRNCQGDKILEENFRYNNYKRTMMSFKERLENTVERCTHINGNRPRQSRGFGELLNTAKQDLVLEEQSPSSSNSLESSLVKDYIHYNGDFNAKSINGCVPSPSDAKSISSEDDLRNPDSPSSNELIHYRPRTFNVGDLVWGQFKGLTSWPGKLVREDDVHNSCQQSPEEGKVWVMWFGVHTFTQVEPEKLKTLTEGLEAYSRARKRNRKSVPGLFPL encoded by the exons TCCCAGTGGGTCTTTGTTATCTTGCTTGGAGCAGGTTAAAACATACCTGCTTACTGATGGAACATGCAAGTGTGGCTTGGAATGTCCTCTTATTCTTCCCAAG GTATTTAATTTTGATCCTGGAGCTGCTGTGAAACAGAGAACTGCAGAAGATGTTAAGGCAGATGAAGATGTCACAAAGCTATGCatacataaaagaaaaatcattgCAGTGGCCACACTTCATAAAAGCATGGAAGCCCCACATCCTTCTCTGGTGCTCACCAGTCCCGGAGGAGGAACAA ATGCAACTCCAGTAGTACCTTCACGGGCAGCAACTCCAAGATCAATAAGAAATAAGTCTCATGAAGGAATTACAAATTCTGTAATGCCTGAATGTAAGAATCCTTTCAAGTTGATGATTGGATCGTCAAATGCCATGGGAAGGCTATATGTACAAGAACTGCCTGGAAGCCAGCAACAAGAACTCCACCCTGTCTACCCCCGGCAGAGATTGGGCAGCAGTGAACACGGACAGAAATCTCCATTCCGTGGCAGCCATGGAGGCCTGCCAAGCCCAGCATCATCAGGTTCCCAGATATATGGAGATGGTTCAATCTCTCCACGGACTGACCCACTTGGAAGTCCTGATGTTTTCACAAGAAATAATCCTGGTTTTCATGGAGCTCCCAATTCTAGTCCTATTCACCTGAATAGGACTCCTCTTTCTCCACCTTCAGTAATGCTACATGGTTCTCCTGTACAGTCATCCTGTGCAATGGCTGGAAGGACTAATATACCTCTTTCCCCAACTTTGACTACAAAGAGTCCAGTAATGAAAAAACCAATGTGTAATTTTTCAACTAATATGGAAATACCACGAGCAATGTTTCACCACAAACCACCCCAAGGCCCACCACCCCCTCCTCCACCTTCTTGTGCTCTTCAGAAAAAGCCATTAACATCTGAGAAAGATCCACTTGGCATTCTTGACCCTATTCCTAGTAAACCAGTGAATCAGAACCCTGTTATCATTAATCCAACCAGtttccattcaaatgtccactctCAGGTACCTGTGATGAATGTAAGCATGCCTCCTGCTGTTGTTCCTTTGCCAAGTAATCTCCCTTTGCCAACTGTAAAACCTGGCCATATGAATCATGGGAGTCATGTACAAAGAGTTCCGCATTCAGCTTCAACCTCCCTGTCCCCTTCTCCAGTGACATCCCCAGTGCACATGATGGGGACTGGAATTGGAAGGATTGAGGCATCGCCCCAAAGATCACGCTCATCTTCCACATCATCAGATCATGGAAATTTCATGATACCACCTGTAGGACCCCAGGCCACTTGTAGTGGTATTAAGGTTCCACCCAGGTCACCAAGGTCAACTATAGGGTCCCCAAGGCCATCAATGCCATCAAGCCCTTCTACCAAGTCCGATGGACATCATCAGTACAAGGATATCCCTAACCCATTAATTGCTGGAATGAGTAATGTACTAAATACCCCAAGCAGTGCAGCTTTTCCTACTGCATCTGCCGGAAGTGGTTCTGTAAAGAGTCAGCCTGGTTTGCTGGGAATGCCTTTAAATCAGATCTTGAACCAGCACAATGCTGCCTCCTTTCCAGCAAGTAGTTTACTCTCAGCAGCAGCCAAAGCACAGCTAGCAAATCAAAACAAACTTGCTGGTAACAACAGTAGCAGCAGTAGCAATTCTGGAGCTGTTGCCGGCAGTGGCAACACTGAAGGACATAGCACTTTAAACACCATGTTCCCTCCTACTGCCAACATGCTTCTCCCAACAGGTGAAGGGCAAAGTGGTCGCGCAGCACTAAGAGATAAGCTGATGTCTCAGCAAAAAGACTCATTACGGAAAAGAAAACAGCCACCTACCACAGTGTTGAGTTTGCTAAGACAGTCTCAAATGGATAGTTCTGCGGTTCCTAAACCTGGACCcgacttgctgaggaagcagggtcAGGGTTCATTTCCCATCAGTTCAATGTCTCAGTTACTACAGTCTATGAGTTGTCAAAGCTCTCACTTGAGTAGCAATAGTACCCCGGGTTGTGGGGGCTCAAACACTGCTTTGCCTTGCTCTGCTAACCAGCTGCATTTTACAGATCCCAATATGAACTCCAGTGTTCTTCAGAATTCACTGACACAGAACATACCTTTAAGAGGGGATGCCGTGCACTGCCACAATGCAAACACTAACTTTGTTCACAGTAACAGTCCAGTCCCCAATCACCATCTTGCAGGTTTAATAAATCAGATTCAGGCTAGCGGGAACTGTGGGATGCTCAGTCAGTCGGGCATGGCTTTAGGAAATTCATTACATCCCAATCCACCTCAGTCAAGAATTTCAACGTCCTCCACTCCAGTGATACCAAACAGCATTGTTAGCAGCTATAATCAAACAAGTTCTGAAGCAG GCAGTTCAGGCCCATCATCCTCCATAGCCATAGCTGGCACCAATCACCCCGCCATCACAAAGACAACATCTGTTCTTCAAGATGGCGTCATTGTCACCACCGCAGCTGGAAACCCACTGCAGAGTCAGCTGCCCATTGGGAGTGATTTTCCTTTTGTTGGCCAGGAGCACGCACTTCATTTTCCACCCAACAGCACTTCAAACAACCATCTTCCACACCCCTTGAACCCCAGCCTCCTCAGTTCTCTACCTATCTCTTTGCCAGTGAATCAACAGCATCTCCTAAACCAGAATCTATTAAATATCCTCCAGCCTTCAGCAGGAGAAGGCAAGTCTGAGATCAACCTCCACCCTTTAGGTTTTCTCAACCCGAATGTAAACGCTGCTTTAGCTTTTCTCTCCGGTGACATGGATGGGCAGGTATTACAGCCTGTTCACTTTCAGCTCTTAGCTGCTCTGCTTCAGAACCAAGCCCAAGCAGCTGCCATGCTTCCCCTGCCATCTCTCAATCTGACCATCTCAGATCTTTTGCAACAGCAAAATACCCCTTTACCCTCATTAACACAGATGACAGCCCCACCAGACCATTTGCCAAGCAATCAGTCAGACAACAGCCGAGCTGAGACCCTTTTAACCAGCCCCCTGGGGAACCCTTTACCAAGCTTTGCAGGCAGTGACACTACTTTTAACCCCCTGTTACTCCCAGCTGTCACTGGGGCCTCAGGATTAATGGCCTTGAATCCCCAGCTGTTGGGAGGTGTTCTGAACTCGGCATCGGCCAACACCGCTAATCATCCAGAGGTTTCCATAGCAACCTCCTCCCAGGCAACCACTACCACAACCACTACATCATCAGCAGTGGCAGCACTGACTGTCTCAACACTTGGTGGGACAGCAGTGGTGTCAATGGCCGAAACATTGCTGAATATATCTAATAATGCTGGGAATACACCTGGTCCAGCTAAACTCAACAGTAACTCTGTGGTGCCACAGCTACTTAACCCTCTACTGGGGACAGGTCTGCTTG GTGATATGTCATCAATAAACAATACTTTGAATAACCATCAACTGACTCATCTACAGTCGCTGTTAAACAACAATCAGATGTTTCCTCCAAATCAGCAACAACAGCAACTCCTCCAAGGGTACCAGAATCTCCAGGCCTTCCAAGGACAGTCCACTGTTCCTTGCCCAGCTAACAATAACCCCATGGCTTGTCTATTTCAGAACTTCCAG GTAAGAATGCAAGAAGATGCAGCTCTCCTAAACAAAAGAATAAGCACTCAGCCGGGGCTTACGGCACTTCCTGAGAATCCAAACACTACACTTCCACCTTTCCCAGATACACCTTGTGAGCTGCAACCAAGGATCGACCCAGCTCTTGGTCAGCAGGTGAAGGATGGACTCGTCATGGGTGGCCAAGGTGAAGCTTCTGTAGATGCCATTTACAAAGCAGTCGTTGATGCAGCCAGCAAAGGAATGCAAGTTGTCATCACCACTGCCGTCAACAGTACCACTCAGATCAGCCCTATTCCAGCTCTGAGTGCCATGAGTGCCTTCACTGCCTCAATTGGTGACCCACTAAACCTGTCCAGTGCTGTCAGTGCGGTCATTCATGGGCGGAACATGGGAGGTGTTGATCATGATGGCAGGCTGAGGAATGCAAGAGGGGCTCGGCTGCCCAAGAATCTAGACCATGGCAAAAACTCAAATGAAGGAGATGGGTTTGAGTATTTCAAGTCAGCTAGTTGTCACACATCCAAAAAACAGTGGGATGGGGAGCAAAGCCCCAGAGGAGACAGAAACAGGTGGAAATATGAGGAATTTTTAGATCATCCAGGCCATATCCATAGTAGTCCTTGTCATGAAAGGCCCAACAATGTCTCTACACTGCCATTTTTGCCTGGGGAGCAGCACCCAATACTGTTACCACCAAGAAACTGTCAAGGGGATAAAATTTTGGAGGAAAATTTCAGGTATAATAACTACAAAAGAACTATGATGAGTTTTAAGGAGAGACTAGAGAACACTGTGGAAAGATGTACGCACATTAATGGGAACAGACCTCGACAGAGTCGGGGATTTGGAGAGCTGCTAAACACTGCAAAGCAAGACCTAGTCCTAGAGGAGCAGTCTCCGAGTTCCTCAAATAGTTTAGAAAGTTCTCTAGTCAAAGACTACATCCATTACAATGGAGACTTTAATGCCAAAAGCATTAATGGGTGTGTGCCTAGCCCTTCAGACGCTAAAAGCATCAGTAGTGAAGATGACCTAAGGAATCCAGACTCCCCCTCTTCAAATGAGTTGATACATTATAGACCAAGGACGTTCAACGTTGGCGACTTGGTCTGGGGCCAATTCAAAGGACTGACTTCTTGGCCTGGAAAATTAGTAAGAGAAGACGACGTTCACAATTCATGTCAGCAAAGCCCCGAGGAAGGGAAG GTCTGGGTAATGTGGTTTGGTGTTCATACCTTCACTCAGGTGGAGCCGGAGAAGTTGAAGACACTAACAGAAGGTTTAGAAGCCTACAGCCGAGCCCGGAAAAGAAACAGAAA atctgtaCCTGGCCTTTTTCCCCTCTAA
- the Mbd5 gene encoding methyl-CpG-binding domain protein 5 isoform X1, producing the protein MLISLESPKQTQKMNGGKECDGGDKEGGLPAIQVPVGWQRRVDQNGVLYVSPSGSLLSCLEQVKTYLLTDGTCKCGLECPLILPKVFNFDPGAAVKQRTAEDVKADEDVTKLCIHKRKIIAVATLHKSMEAPHPSLVLTSPGGGTNATPVVPSRAATPRSIRNKSHEGITNSVMPECKNPFKLMIGSSNAMGRLYVQELPGSQQQELHPVYPRQRLGSSEHGQKSPFRGSHGGLPSPASSGSQIYGDGSISPRTDPLGSPDVFTRNNPGFHGAPNSSPIHLNRTPLSPPSVMLHGSPVQSSCAMAGRTNIPLSPTLTTKSPVMKKPMCNFSTNMEIPRAMFHHKPPQGPPPPPPPSCALQKKPLTSEKDPLGILDPIPSKPVNQNPVIINPTSFHSNVHSQVPVMNVSMPPAVVPLPSNLPLPTVKPGHMNHGSHVQRVPHSASTSLSPSPVTSPVHMMGTGIGRIEASPQRSRSSSTSSDHGNFMIPPVGPQATCSGIKVPPRSPRSTIGSPRPSMPSSPSTKSDGHHQYKDIPNPLIAGMSNVLNTPSSAAFPTASAGSGSVKSQPGLLGMPLNQILNQHNAASFPASSLLSAAAKAQLANQNKLAGNNSSSSSNSGAVAGSGNTEGHSTLNTMFPPTANMLLPTGEGQSGRAALRDKLMSQQKDSLRKRKQPPTTVLSLLRQSQMDSSAVPKPGPDLLRKQGQGSFPISSMSQLLQSMSCQSSHLSSNSTPGCGGSNTALPCSANQLHFTDPNMNSSVLQNSLTQNIPLRGDAVHCHNANTNFVHSNSPVPNHHLAGLINQIQASGNCGMLSQSGMALGNSLHPNPPQSRISTSSTPVIPNSIVSSYNQTSSEAGSSGPSSSIAIAGTNHPAITKTTSVLQDGVIVTTAAGNPLQSQLPIGSDFPFVGQEHALHFPPNSTSNNHLPHPLNPSLLSSLPISLPVNQQHLLNQNLLNILQPSAGEGKSEINLHPLGFLNPNVNAALAFLSGDMDGQVLQPVHFQLLAALLQNQAQAAAMLPLPSLNLTISDLLQQQNTPLPSLTQMTAPPDHLPSNQSDNSRAETLLTSPLGNPLPSFAGSDTTFNPLLLPAVTGASGLMALNPQLLGGVLNSASANTANHPEVSIATSSQATTTTTTTSSAVAALTVSTLGGTAVVSMAETLLNISNNAGNTPGPAKLNSNSVVPQLLNPLLGTGLLGDMSSINNTLNNHQLTHLQSLLNNNQMFPPNQQQQQLLQGYQNLQAFQGQSTVPCPANNNPMACLFQNFQVRMQEDAALLNKRISTQPGLTALPENPNTTLPPFPDTPCELQPRIDPALGQQVKDGLVMGGQGEASVDAIYKAVVDAASKGMQVVITTAVNSTTQISPIPALSAMSAFTASIGDPLNLSSAVSAVIHGRNMGGVDHDGRLRNARGARLPKNLDHGKNSNEGDGFEYFKSASCHTSKKQWDGEQSPRGDRNRWKYEEFLDHPGHIHSSPCHERPNNVSTLPFLPGEQHPILLPPRNCQGDKILEENFRYNNYKRTMMSFKERLENTVERCTHINGNRPRQSRGFGELLNTAKQDLVLEEQSPSSSNSLESSLVKDYIHYNGDFNAKSINGCVPSPSDAKSISSEDDLRNPDSPSSNELIHYRPRTFNVGDLVWGQFKGLTSWPGKLVREDDVHNSCQQSPEEGKVWVMWFGVHTFTQVEPEKLKTLTEGLEAYSRARKRNRKSGKLNNHLEAAIHEAMSELDKMSGTVHQIPQGDRQMRPPKPKRRKISR; encoded by the exons TCCCAGTGGGTCTTTGTTATCTTGCTTGGAGCAGGTTAAAACATACCTGCTTACTGATGGAACATGCAAGTGTGGCTTGGAATGTCCTCTTATTCTTCCCAAG GTATTTAATTTTGATCCTGGAGCTGCTGTGAAACAGAGAACTGCAGAAGATGTTAAGGCAGATGAAGATGTCACAAAGCTATGCatacataaaagaaaaatcattgCAGTGGCCACACTTCATAAAAGCATGGAAGCCCCACATCCTTCTCTGGTGCTCACCAGTCCCGGAGGAGGAACAA ATGCAACTCCAGTAGTACCTTCACGGGCAGCAACTCCAAGATCAATAAGAAATAAGTCTCATGAAGGAATTACAAATTCTGTAATGCCTGAATGTAAGAATCCTTTCAAGTTGATGATTGGATCGTCAAATGCCATGGGAAGGCTATATGTACAAGAACTGCCTGGAAGCCAGCAACAAGAACTCCACCCTGTCTACCCCCGGCAGAGATTGGGCAGCAGTGAACACGGACAGAAATCTCCATTCCGTGGCAGCCATGGAGGCCTGCCAAGCCCAGCATCATCAGGTTCCCAGATATATGGAGATGGTTCAATCTCTCCACGGACTGACCCACTTGGAAGTCCTGATGTTTTCACAAGAAATAATCCTGGTTTTCATGGAGCTCCCAATTCTAGTCCTATTCACCTGAATAGGACTCCTCTTTCTCCACCTTCAGTAATGCTACATGGTTCTCCTGTACAGTCATCCTGTGCAATGGCTGGAAGGACTAATATACCTCTTTCCCCAACTTTGACTACAAAGAGTCCAGTAATGAAAAAACCAATGTGTAATTTTTCAACTAATATGGAAATACCACGAGCAATGTTTCACCACAAACCACCCCAAGGCCCACCACCCCCTCCTCCACCTTCTTGTGCTCTTCAGAAAAAGCCATTAACATCTGAGAAAGATCCACTTGGCATTCTTGACCCTATTCCTAGTAAACCAGTGAATCAGAACCCTGTTATCATTAATCCAACCAGtttccattcaaatgtccactctCAGGTACCTGTGATGAATGTAAGCATGCCTCCTGCTGTTGTTCCTTTGCCAAGTAATCTCCCTTTGCCAACTGTAAAACCTGGCCATATGAATCATGGGAGTCATGTACAAAGAGTTCCGCATTCAGCTTCAACCTCCCTGTCCCCTTCTCCAGTGACATCCCCAGTGCACATGATGGGGACTGGAATTGGAAGGATTGAGGCATCGCCCCAAAGATCACGCTCATCTTCCACATCATCAGATCATGGAAATTTCATGATACCACCTGTAGGACCCCAGGCCACTTGTAGTGGTATTAAGGTTCCACCCAGGTCACCAAGGTCAACTATAGGGTCCCCAAGGCCATCAATGCCATCAAGCCCTTCTACCAAGTCCGATGGACATCATCAGTACAAGGATATCCCTAACCCATTAATTGCTGGAATGAGTAATGTACTAAATACCCCAAGCAGTGCAGCTTTTCCTACTGCATCTGCCGGAAGTGGTTCTGTAAAGAGTCAGCCTGGTTTGCTGGGAATGCCTTTAAATCAGATCTTGAACCAGCACAATGCTGCCTCCTTTCCAGCAAGTAGTTTACTCTCAGCAGCAGCCAAAGCACAGCTAGCAAATCAAAACAAACTTGCTGGTAACAACAGTAGCAGCAGTAGCAATTCTGGAGCTGTTGCCGGCAGTGGCAACACTGAAGGACATAGCACTTTAAACACCATGTTCCCTCCTACTGCCAACATGCTTCTCCCAACAGGTGAAGGGCAAAGTGGTCGCGCAGCACTAAGAGATAAGCTGATGTCTCAGCAAAAAGACTCATTACGGAAAAGAAAACAGCCACCTACCACAGTGTTGAGTTTGCTAAGACAGTCTCAAATGGATAGTTCTGCGGTTCCTAAACCTGGACCcgacttgctgaggaagcagggtcAGGGTTCATTTCCCATCAGTTCAATGTCTCAGTTACTACAGTCTATGAGTTGTCAAAGCTCTCACTTGAGTAGCAATAGTACCCCGGGTTGTGGGGGCTCAAACACTGCTTTGCCTTGCTCTGCTAACCAGCTGCATTTTACAGATCCCAATATGAACTCCAGTGTTCTTCAGAATTCACTGACACAGAACATACCTTTAAGAGGGGATGCCGTGCACTGCCACAATGCAAACACTAACTTTGTTCACAGTAACAGTCCAGTCCCCAATCACCATCTTGCAGGTTTAATAAATCAGATTCAGGCTAGCGGGAACTGTGGGATGCTCAGTCAGTCGGGCATGGCTTTAGGAAATTCATTACATCCCAATCCACCTCAGTCAAGAATTTCAACGTCCTCCACTCCAGTGATACCAAACAGCATTGTTAGCAGCTATAATCAAACAAGTTCTGAAGCAG GCAGTTCAGGCCCATCATCCTCCATAGCCATAGCTGGCACCAATCACCCCGCCATCACAAAGACAACATCTGTTCTTCAAGATGGCGTCATTGTCACCACCGCAGCTGGAAACCCACTGCAGAGTCAGCTGCCCATTGGGAGTGATTTTCCTTTTGTTGGCCAGGAGCACGCACTTCATTTTCCACCCAACAGCACTTCAAACAACCATCTTCCACACCCCTTGAACCCCAGCCTCCTCAGTTCTCTACCTATCTCTTTGCCAGTGAATCAACAGCATCTCCTAAACCAGAATCTATTAAATATCCTCCAGCCTTCAGCAGGAGAAGGCAAGTCTGAGATCAACCTCCACCCTTTAGGTTTTCTCAACCCGAATGTAAACGCTGCTTTAGCTTTTCTCTCCGGTGACATGGATGGGCAGGTATTACAGCCTGTTCACTTTCAGCTCTTAGCTGCTCTGCTTCAGAACCAAGCCCAAGCAGCTGCCATGCTTCCCCTGCCATCTCTCAATCTGACCATCTCAGATCTTTTGCAACAGCAAAATACCCCTTTACCCTCATTAACACAGATGACAGCCCCACCAGACCATTTGCCAAGCAATCAGTCAGACAACAGCCGAGCTGAGACCCTTTTAACCAGCCCCCTGGGGAACCCTTTACCAAGCTTTGCAGGCAGTGACACTACTTTTAACCCCCTGTTACTCCCAGCTGTCACTGGGGCCTCAGGATTAATGGCCTTGAATCCCCAGCTGTTGGGAGGTGTTCTGAACTCGGCATCGGCCAACACCGCTAATCATCCAGAGGTTTCCATAGCAACCTCCTCCCAGGCAACCACTACCACAACCACTACATCATCAGCAGTGGCAGCACTGACTGTCTCAACACTTGGTGGGACAGCAGTGGTGTCAATGGCCGAAACATTGCTGAATATATCTAATAATGCTGGGAATACACCTGGTCCAGCTAAACTCAACAGTAACTCTGTGGTGCCACAGCTACTTAACCCTCTACTGGGGACAGGTCTGCTTG GTGATATGTCATCAATAAACAATACTTTGAATAACCATCAACTGACTCATCTACAGTCGCTGTTAAACAACAATCAGATGTTTCCTCCAAATCAGCAACAACAGCAACTCCTCCAAGGGTACCAGAATCTCCAGGCCTTCCAAGGACAGTCCACTGTTCCTTGCCCAGCTAACAATAACCCCATGGCTTGTCTATTTCAGAACTTCCAG GTAAGAATGCAAGAAGATGCAGCTCTCCTAAACAAAAGAATAAGCACTCAGCCGGGGCTTACGGCACTTCCTGAGAATCCAAACACTACACTTCCACCTTTCCCAGATACACCTTGTGAGCTGCAACCAAGGATCGACCCAGCTCTTGGTCAGCAGGTGAAGGATGGACTCGTCATGGGTGGCCAAGGTGAAGCTTCTGTAGATGCCATTTACAAAGCAGTCGTTGATGCAGCCAGCAAAGGAATGCAAGTTGTCATCACCACTGCCGTCAACAGTACCACTCAGATCAGCCCTATTCCAGCTCTGAGTGCCATGAGTGCCTTCACTGCCTCAATTGGTGACCCACTAAACCTGTCCAGTGCTGTCAGTGCGGTCATTCATGGGCGGAACATGGGAGGTGTTGATCATGATGGCAGGCTGAGGAATGCAAGAGGGGCTCGGCTGCCCAAGAATCTAGACCATGGCAAAAACTCAAATGAAGGAGATGGGTTTGAGTATTTCAAGTCAGCTAGTTGTCACACATCCAAAAAACAGTGGGATGGGGAGCAAAGCCCCAGAGGAGACAGAAACAGGTGGAAATATGAGGAATTTTTAGATCATCCAGGCCATATCCATAGTAGTCCTTGTCATGAAAGGCCCAACAATGTCTCTACACTGCCATTTTTGCCTGGGGAGCAGCACCCAATACTGTTACCACCAAGAAACTGTCAAGGGGATAAAATTTTGGAGGAAAATTTCAGGTATAATAACTACAAAAGAACTATGATGAGTTTTAAGGAGAGACTAGAGAACACTGTGGAAAGATGTACGCACATTAATGGGAACAGACCTCGACAGAGTCGGGGATTTGGAGAGCTGCTAAACACTGCAAAGCAAGACCTAGTCCTAGAGGAGCAGTCTCCGAGTTCCTCAAATAGTTTAGAAAGTTCTCTAGTCAAAGACTACATCCATTACAATGGAGACTTTAATGCCAAAAGCATTAATGGGTGTGTGCCTAGCCCTTCAGACGCTAAAAGCATCAGTAGTGAAGATGACCTAAGGAATCCAGACTCCCCCTCTTCAAATGAGTTGATACATTATAGACCAAGGACGTTCAACGTTGGCGACTTGGTCTGGGGCCAATTCAAAGGACTGACTTCTTGGCCTGGAAAATTAGTAAGAGAAGACGACGTTCACAATTCATGTCAGCAAAGCCCCGAGGAAGGGAAG GTCTGGGTAATGTGGTTTGGTGTTCATACCTTCACTCAGGTGGAGCCGGAGAAGTTGAAGACACTAACAGAAGGTTTAGAAGCCTACAGCCGAGCCCGGAAAAGAAACAGAAA